Proteins encoded by one window of Salvia splendens isolate huo1 chromosome 7, SspV2, whole genome shotgun sequence:
- the LOC121810569 gene encoding zinc finger MYM-type protein 1-like, giving the protein MEQNQSAIEVELDLNDIDADPGKRKSIEAFDVAIRDRVRIEYLVKGPCQPIGNTYPKKKYGIQERSFQDAWFTKFPWLEYSESKNAAFCFWCYLFKQSDKGGRYAEDAFTKTGFNNWKNALEKFNQHVGAANSCHNNARIQFEAFQDQRHGVANVFRANTRKEEVAYRVRLTASLDVTRFLLKQGLPFRGHDESSSSSNLGNFLELLQWLGQHNVDVSKVLGTNAPANNQMTSPRIQKELANACTSEVTLAIVKDIGDRVFTILVDEARDVSLKEQMGVVFKIRE; this is encoded by the exons ATGGAAC AAAATCAGTCTGCAATAGAAGTTGAATTGGATTTGAATGATATTGATGCTGATCCAGGAAAACGAAAGTCAATAGAGGCTTTTGATGTTGCTATTCGGGATAGAGTACGGATAGAGTATTTGGTTAAAGGTCCTTGCCAACCAATTGGGAATACAtatccgaaaaaaaaatatgGTATTCAAGAAAGAAGTTTTCAAGATGCTTGGTTTACAAAATTTCCATGGTTAGAGTATAGTGAATCAAAAAATGCAGCCTTTTGCTTTTGGTGCTATCTTTTCAAGCAATCAGATAAAGGAGGTCGATATGCAGAAGATGCTTTTACAAAGACAGGCTTTAACAATTGGAAAAATGCACTAGAAAAATTCAATCAACATGTTGGGGCTGCAAATAGTTGTCACAATAATGCTCGAATTCAGTTTGAAGCTTTTCAAGATCAAAGGCACGGTGTGGCAAATGTATTTCGAGCAAATACTCGTAAGGAGGAAGTTGCATATCGTGTTCGATTGACTGCTTCATTGGATGTGACTCGTTTTCTTTTAAAACAGGGATTGCCTTTTCGTGGACACGATGAATCAAGTAGTTCTTCAAATCTAGGTAATTTTCTTGAGTTGCTTCAATGGCTTGGTCAACATAACGTCGATGTTTCCAAAGTATTGGGTACAAATGCTCCTGCTAATAATCAGATGACTTCTCCACGAATTCAAAAGGAGTTAGCAAATGCGTGTACTTCAGAAGTCACACTTGCCATAGTCAAAGATATTGGGGATAGAGTTTTCACTATCTTGGTTGATGAGGCTCGAGATGTTTCATTGAAGGAACAAATGGGTGTTGTGTTTAAGATACGCGAATAG